Genomic DNA from Nocardioides aquaticus:
TCATCGCCAGGGTGGTCTTGCCCAGGCCGGGCGGCCCGGAGAGCAGGACGTGGTCGGGCGGCTTGTCGCGCATCCGGGCGGCCTCGAGGACCAGGCCGAGCTGCTCGCGCACCCGGGACTGGCCGACGACCTCGTCCAGGGAGCGGGGGCGCAGCGCCGCCTCGACGGCACGCTCGTCGCCCTCGGCCTCCGCGGCGGTCAGCGCGGACCCGCCGGTCATCCGCGCCAAGTGCGCCTCCTCGAGCGCGCCGAGCTCGTCCTCGCCCACGTCAGGCCCTGCTCAGGGTGCGCAGGGCGGCGCGGAGGAGGGCGGCGACGTCGGGCGTGGGTCCGGCGTCCGGGGCGACGGCGTCGACGGCGCCGTCCGCGTCGCGGGCGGGCCAGCCGAGCCCGACCAGACCCTGGTGCACCTGCTCGCGCCAGGCCTCGGCCGGGGCGGGGGCGAGCGCGGGGCGTACGCCGGTGGGCCCGCCGAGGCGGTCCTTGAGCTCCAGGATGATCCGCTGCGCGCCCTTCTGACCGATGCCCGGCACGCGGGTCAGGGTCTTGACGTCCTCGGTGGAGACGGCGCGGCGCAGGTCGTCGGGGGCGAGCACGGCGAGCATCGCCTGAGCCAGCTTCGGGCCGACACCGGAGGCGGTCTGGACGAGCTCGAAGACCTGCTTCTCGTCGGCGTCGGCGAAGCCGAAGAGGGTCAGGGAGTCCTCGCGGACCACCATCGAGGTCGGCAGGTGCGCGGTCTGGCCGGCGCGCAGCCCGGCCAGCGTGCCGGGGTTGCACATCAGCTCGAGGCCGACCCCGCCGACCTCGAGGACGGCGCTGGTCAGGCCGACCTCGGCCACCTGGCCTCGGACGAAGGCGATCATCGGGTCCTCCCGGGGGCTCGTGCGGGGGTGCGGGCGGGGGTGCGGGTGCGGGCCGCCGCCGTGGCGGTCGCGGCCGCAGCGGCGGCGGCCGCGAGGCGGGCCTGGGCGCCGCCGCGCCAGATGTGGGTGACGGCCAGCGCGAGGGCGTCGGCGGCGTCGGCGGGCTTGGGCGGGGCGTCGAGGCGCAGGATGCGGGTGATCATCAGCCCCACCTGCTGCTTGGTGGCGCGGCCGTTGCCGGAGACCGCGGCCTTGACCTCGCTCGGGGTGTGCAGCGCGACGGGCAGTCCCATCCGCGCCGCGACGACCATGGCGATGCCGCTGGCCTGGGCGGTGCCCATCACGGTGCTGACGTCGGAGCGGGCGAAGACCCGCTCGATGGCCACCGCGTCGGGGCGGTGCTCCTCGATCCACGCCTGGACGCCGCGCTCGATGGTCACCAGCCGCTGGGGCACCGGCAGGTCGCTGGAGGTGCGCAGGACGTTGACGTCGACCAGGGTCAGCGGCCGGCCGGTCTCGCCGTCGACGACACCCATCCCGCAGCGCGTCAGGCCGGGGTCGATCCCGAGCACCCGCACCTGCCCACCTCCTGCCGTCCGAACGTGTGTTCGCACGGCACGCTATCCGGCGGCGCCGACGGGGCGTACGCCGACACGCCCGCAGCACGCCGGCGGCGGGTCGGGTCCTGGGGGTCAGGCGTCCTGCAGCTGCTCCATGACCTCGTCGGCGATGTCGAAGTTGGCGTAGATGTTCTGCACGTCGTCGAGGTCCTCGAGCACGTCGACCAGGCGCAGCACCTTGCCGGCGGCGTCGCTCTCGAGCTCCACCTGCATGTCGGGGCGGAACTCCGCCTCGGCGGAGTCGTAGTCGACCCCGGCGGCCTGCAGCGCGGTGCGGACCGCGATCAGGTCGGTGGGCTCGGAGAGCACCTCGAAGACCTCGCCGAGGTCCGAGACGTCCTCGGCGCCGGCCTCGAGGGTGGCCTCCAGGACGGTGTCCTCGTCGACCTCGCGGCCCTCCTGGTGCACCGGCACCACGACGACGCCCTTGCGGTGGAACAGGAACGACACCGAGCCGGGGTCGGCCAACGAGCCGCCGTTGCGGTTCATCGCGGTGCGGACCTCCATCGCGGCCCGGTTCTTGTTGTCGGTCAGGCACTCGATGAGCATCGCGACGCCGCCGGGGCCGTAGCCCTCGTACATGATCGTCTGGTAGTCCGCTCCCCCGGTCTCGGCACCGGAGCCGCGCTTGAGCGCGCGGTCGATGTTGTCGTTGGGGACCGAGGCCTTCTTCGCCTTCTGCACCGCGTCGTAGAGCGTCGGGTTGCCCGACATGTCGCCCCCGCCCATCCGGGCGGCGACCTCGACGTTCTTGACCAGCTTGGCGAACATCTTGCCGCGCTTGGCGTCGACGATGGCCTTCTTGTGCTTCGTGGTCGCCCACTTGGAGTGGCCTGACATGCGGTCCCTCTTCGGTCCTCGGGGTGGTGACGGCGCCTAGGGCTCGTCCGATGACGGTGGCGGCCCGGAGGCCGGGCCCCGAGCCTACCGCCGACGGGCGGTCAGGCCAGAGCCGCGACCCCGTCGAGGAACACCCGGTGCACCCGCAGGTCGCCGCCGACCTCGGGGTGGAACGACGTGGCCAGCAGCGGGCCCTGGCGTACGGCGACCGCGTGGCCGGCCGCCCGGGCCAGGACCTCGACCCCCGGACCGACCTCCTCCACCCACGGGGCGCGGATGAACACGGCGTGCACGGGTTCGGC
This window encodes:
- a CDS encoding YebC/PmpR family DNA-binding transcriptional regulator, whose product is MSGHSKWATTKHKKAIVDAKRGKMFAKLVKNVEVAARMGGGDMSGNPTLYDAVQKAKKASVPNDNIDRALKRGSGAETGGADYQTIMYEGYGPGGVAMLIECLTDNKNRAAMEVRTAMNRNGGSLADPGSVSFLFHRKGVVVVPVHQEGREVDEDTVLEATLEAGAEDVSDLGEVFEVLSEPTDLIAVRTALQAAGVDYDSAEAEFRPDMQVELESDAAGKVLRLVDVLEDLDDVQNIYANFDIADEVMEQLQDA
- a CDS encoding crossover junction endodeoxyribonuclease RuvC translates to MGVVDGETGRPLTLVDVNVLRTSSDLPVPQRLVTIERGVQAWIEEHRPDAVAIERVFARSDVSTVMGTAQASGIAMVVAARMGLPVALHTPSEVKAAVSGNGRATKQQVGLMITRILRLDAPPKPADAADALALAVTHIWRGGAQARLAAAAAAAATATAAARTRTPARTPARAPGRTR
- the ruvA gene encoding Holliday junction branch migration protein RuvA, with the protein product MIAFVRGQVAEVGLTSAVLEVGGVGLELMCNPGTLAGLRAGQTAHLPTSMVVREDSLTLFGFADADEKQVFELVQTASGVGPKLAQAMLAVLAPDDLRRAVSTEDVKTLTRVPGIGQKGAQRIILELKDRLGGPTGVRPALAPAPAEAWREQVHQGLVGLGWPARDADGAVDAVAPDAGPTPDVAALLRAALRTLSRA